AAGTTGAAAGAATGGGTAAGGCAGCAAAATTCAGAACCTGAATTTGGTGAGAAGAAATTTAATAATCTAGTAGGGCAAATCGGCCTCTCTTTATAATTTATTCAATTTAAGGGTACCCTATTTTACTAAAACAAGTTAGATATCTAAACACCAACTCTAGCCGTTAAGAAGTTTAATGAGTGAAACAACCTTTCTAAAAGACCTTCCCATTGTTTCTATAAATAAAATACTGATGGGGTATTTTCCATATGGAAATAGATTTCCATATGGAAACCAACTAGAGAATTATATTTTCCATATGGAAATTCTAAATCTGATAAGGCCAAGGCTTTAAATATATCACTTTTCTTTGAGATGAATAAATCTGATGGATATAATTGTCACATGAATGTATTACAATTGTAATACATTAAATAAGATTTATATGGTTGGATGATCCATCCGTATATTTGATCTCAATTATAAAGAGTTGATATATATGATCACTGATCTAAGATATGTAAGTGTGATTGGAGATGATGCTAAAGCATCCAGATTTATCAATAATCTGAAAGGGAAAGAACCAGTCTTCATCTGTACTATGTCGAACACTATGACTGCACTAGTTCCGGGAATAACAGTAGCTGGTGCAAATCCTGAGTTGATAAAGTATACACCTCCGGCAGATGTAGAGCTCGTTTATTACGGTGAATGTAAATGCATTCCTGTAGTTCCAGCAACACCTGATGGAAAACCTACACCAGCAATAATAACTATGAGTGCTCTAAAGCTTGCAGAAATCCCTTTCTTCGTCGTCGAAGCTGGTTGTGAAGTAAAGCCTTACACCCCATATTTCTCACTCAATATACCAAGTCCTGGGGATAACATACAGACAGGTAGAGCTCTTGATAGAGATGTGGTTGAAAAGGCTATTGATTACGCAGAGCTTATTGGTAGAAATTTTTCCTATCTAGCTGATTACTTGGTTCTTGGAGAAACCCTGCCAGGTGGAACAACTACCGCTTTGGGCGTCTTGATGGGACTTGGTATAGATGCAAGGGGAAAGGTGAGTAGTAGCATGCCTGATAATCCCCATGAAATCAAGAATAAAGTTGTTGAGGAGGGAATGAGGGCAGCTGGCATTCAAATAGGTGATTTAAGAAACGACCCACTTGGGGCAATCGCAACCCTTGGAGATCCTATGATGATAAGTGTTGTAGGGATGGCTTTAGGCGCAGCGCCGAAAGTTCCAGTGATCTTAGCTGGTGGTACACAGATGACTGCGGTTTTGGCATTGATAAGCAGAATAAGACCCGAAATCTTAAGCAATATTGCCATAGGAACAACGAAATATATAGTCGAAGACCCAACATCAAGCATACAATGGTTGGTCAATCAATCAGCAAACATACCTATCTTTGGTGCAGATCCAGGACTTGGAAAGTCTAAAAAAGAAGGTCTCAGGGCTTTTGGATCTGGATTCGTGAGAGAAGGTGTAGGTGCTGGTGGTGCAACTTTATCAGCTATGCTTAAGTCTAAGGGAGAAATTACCACCGATATAATAAAAGCAGAAATTGAGAGAAATTATGAGAAGGTAGTCGAGTCTAGGTTAAGAGAAAGTTAATACAATATTACATTATATCAAAAATTTCATGCTATATAGGTCGTGTAGTTTGCTCTCCTTTTCAACGGCCTATCACAAGCATGACAACCCTCTATATCAAGGTCAGGCTCAAGTTGCTTATGAACCTTGCATAAGAGCTTTGACTCTCTTAAATAATCGCAAACTTCTGTAATTCTTTCTCTAATCTCCTTCCGACTTATATCTCCAATAAACAGAAGATCAGCGAGCTCTTCTGTAGAGTCTCTAACCGCTTTTATATGATCCAATTTCAAAATAGTAGCACGCTTTCCCATCATATAGTAGCTTACAGCAGCTTGAGTGATGTCTAACTTATTTGCAACTTCTTCTTGTGTTAGCTTATGATTTTCTATAAGCCGTTTTGATATCATGGCACGTATTGTTGGAATAGCTACTTTTGATACCATCTCATACGGTGTTATCATGACTCCCATACAATATTTATTCAAATGCGTTATTAAATATAACGTAAGTTGTAATACTCTTTTTGACTCAATGTCTTTCCTAAGGAAACCAGCGTCTACAATACAAGACAGTAATGTTGAATTATAGATTATAGATATGATTGAGGTCCAAAATGGCAGAGACGAGGCTCTATTTGATTGGTGATTACATCTTTAATATCTTTATTTAAGTAGATGAAAATATAAATACAATCTTATTTAAAATA
The Candidatus Methylarchaceae archaeon HK02M2 genome window above contains:
- a CDS encoding helix-turn-helix domain-containing protein, whose amino-acid sequence is MITPYEMVSKVAIPTIRAMISKRLIENHKLTQEEVANKLDITQAAVSYYMMGKRATILKLDHIKAVRDSTEELADLLFIGDISRKEIRERITEVCDYLRESKLLCKVHKQLEPDLDIEGCHACDRPLKRRANYTTYIA
- a CDS encoding TIGR00303 family protein, producing the protein MITDLRYVSVIGDDAKASRFINNLKGKEPVFICTMSNTMTALVPGITVAGANPELIKYTPPADVELVYYGECKCIPVVPATPDGKPTPAIITMSALKLAEIPFFVVEAGCEVKPYTPYFSLNIPSPGDNIQTGRALDRDVVEKAIDYAELIGRNFSYLADYLVLGETLPGGTTTALGVLMGLGIDARGKVSSSMPDNPHEIKNKVVEEGMRAAGIQIGDLRNDPLGAIATLGDPMMISVVGMALGAAPKVPVILAGGTQMTAVLALISRIRPEILSNIAIGTTKYIVEDPTSSIQWLVNQSANIPIFGADPGLGKSKKEGLRAFGSGFVREGVGAGGATLSAMLKSKGEITTDIIKAEIERNYEKVVESRLRES